In Ochrobactrum vermis, the following proteins share a genomic window:
- a CDS encoding cyanate transporter, with amino-acid sequence MQTTAHPATSSKHAASLALIVLIGLNLRPFLTAPGPVLSDIAADTGMGFGALSLLTFLPMMLMGLGAFAAPRIQSLFGTRRSMFSALAILVAGSLLRGFVPGGVSLVLTAVLCGAGVAMIQALMPGLIKANFPSSIAAVTGLYSAMIMGGGALGARLTPWLAGTEHNWRFALAVLAIPAVLALLTAIPILRETSSSGKNSGITGHLLRRPRTWVLMAAFGLVNAGYSSMVAWLAPYYQSLGLAASTTGNLVAAMAVAQAISAFGLPLLARHSTDRRPWLLLTLAMQAIGFAGLAFAPQLSPFCWSAICGAGLGGSFALAMITSLDHLPRPEEAGALAAMMQGGGFLIAAIGPVATAFLHSLTGSFASGWIMHLVLVASICPLYLSFNPRKYAHVMKLPVQAETGTQ; translated from the coding sequence ATGCAGACCACCGCCCATCCTGCAACCAGCAGCAAGCATGCAGCAAGCCTCGCACTCATCGTCCTGATCGGCCTCAACCTGCGTCCGTTCCTGACCGCGCCGGGGCCGGTACTTTCGGACATTGCAGCCGATACCGGCATGGGTTTCGGTGCGCTTTCCCTGCTGACCTTTCTGCCAATGATGCTGATGGGACTTGGCGCTTTCGCTGCTCCCCGCATCCAGTCGCTGTTCGGCACCCGCCGCAGCATGTTCTCAGCACTTGCCATTCTTGTAGCAGGCTCCCTCCTGCGCGGCTTTGTGCCGGGTGGCGTTTCGCTGGTCCTGACCGCCGTTTTGTGCGGTGCCGGCGTTGCGATGATCCAGGCCTTGATGCCCGGCCTTATCAAGGCCAATTTCCCGTCGAGCATTGCCGCCGTGACCGGGCTCTACTCGGCCATGATCATGGGCGGCGGCGCTCTCGGGGCACGGTTGACACCATGGCTTGCAGGCACGGAGCACAATTGGCGCTTTGCCCTCGCCGTTCTTGCAATTCCAGCGGTGCTGGCGTTGCTGACGGCAATCCCCATTCTCCGCGAAACATCATCGTCAGGCAAAAATTCCGGAATAACCGGGCATCTGCTGCGACGCCCCCGCACCTGGGTGCTGATGGCCGCTTTCGGTCTCGTCAACGCGGGCTATTCATCCATGGTCGCCTGGCTCGCCCCCTATTACCAGTCGCTGGGTCTTGCCGCTTCCACGACCGGCAATCTTGTTGCGGCGATGGCCGTCGCACAAGCCATCTCGGCCTTCGGGCTGCCTCTGCTCGCCCGCCACAGCACCGACCGCCGCCCTTGGTTGCTGCTGACACTGGCCATGCAGGCAATTGGCTTCGCAGGTCTTGCTTTCGCACCGCAGCTTTCGCCTTTCTGCTGGTCAGCCATCTGCGGCGCTGGGCTCGGCGGCAGCTTCGCCCTTGCGATGATCACATCGCTCGATCACCTGCCCAGACCGGAAGAAGCAGGCGCTCTGGCTGCCATGATGCAGGGCGGCGGTTTTCTGATCGCCGCTATCGGCCCCGTCGCGACCGCCTTCCTGCACAGTCTTACCGGTTCGTTCGCCTCCGGCTGGATCATGCATCTCGTTCTGGTCGCAAGCATCTGTCCGCTTTATCTCAGCTTCAATCCACGCAAATATGCGCATGTAATGAAACTGCCGGTTCAGGCGGAAACTGGCACACAATAG
- a CDS encoding polysaccharide deacetylase family protein, protein MSLRSIKGSLKYPLIRAGLEAIALSGAAALFPSAGGRGVVFTMHHVKPDDVRDRSDPNAILSITPQTLAMAIEAALEADLVPVHLHDLPKLLSEPDNKQKYVAFTLDDGYRNNAEFAAPIFARYNIPYTIFITTGFVERNRSMWWRTIAALVTEADSFWFDFGGGAVDIRLASPAQKSAVFTRLVQFMQCFDEDEAVARIDAAALTVGIDAISLVDESVMSASELRKLALDPLVHLGAHTVTHVNLHRIDDKRLAKEIADSTDTVERYAGYRPRSFAYPYGWKSAVGAREIGAISEAGFDAGVTTQPGVLQQPGKMSVAAIPRISLNGNFQKKRYIKALVSGLPFKLL, encoded by the coding sequence ATGTCACTGCGGTCAATAAAGGGCAGTTTGAAATATCCGCTGATCAGGGCGGGGCTGGAGGCTATCGCACTTTCCGGTGCGGCGGCGCTTTTCCCTTCAGCCGGCGGCCGCGGTGTTGTCTTCACAATGCATCACGTAAAACCGGACGATGTGCGGGATCGTTCCGATCCCAACGCCATTCTTTCGATTACACCGCAAACGCTCGCAATGGCAATAGAAGCGGCGTTGGAAGCAGACCTCGTTCCCGTGCATCTGCATGATTTGCCGAAACTGCTTTCCGAGCCGGATAACAAACAGAAATATGTCGCCTTCACACTGGATGACGGCTATCGGAACAATGCGGAATTTGCGGCTCCGATATTTGCCCGATACAACATCCCCTACACGATTTTCATCACGACCGGCTTCGTGGAGCGCAATCGTTCCATGTGGTGGAGAACCATCGCTGCTCTGGTGACGGAAGCTGACAGCTTCTGGTTTGACTTTGGCGGCGGTGCTGTCGATATCCGCTTGGCAAGTCCGGCTCAAAAATCGGCGGTCTTTACCCGGCTCGTGCAGTTCATGCAGTGTTTCGATGAAGACGAAGCGGTAGCCCGCATTGATGCAGCCGCGCTGACGGTCGGGATTGACGCAATTTCTCTTGTCGATGAATCAGTAATGAGCGCATCGGAATTACGAAAGCTTGCTCTCGATCCGCTTGTGCACCTTGGAGCCCACACGGTCACCCACGTCAATCTGCATCGTATCGATGACAAAAGGCTGGCAAAGGAAATTGCTGATTCGACCGATACCGTGGAACGCTATGCCGGTTACAGACCGCGATCATTTGCCTATCCATATGGATGGAAGTCGGCTGTTGGAGCGCGCGAGATAGGTGCCATCTCCGAAGCAGGCTTCGATGCAGGGGTGACCACCCAGCCGGGCGTGTTGCAGCAACCCGGCAAGATGTCGGTTGCGGCTATTCCGCGTATTTCCCTCAACGGCAATTTTCAGAAGAAACGCTATATAAAGGCGCTCGTTTCGGGCCTGCCATTCAAGCTGCTATAG
- the mgrA gene encoding L-glyceraldehyde 3-phosphate reductase: MHYSAAADRYQSDMIYRRTGRSGIDLPAISLGLWHNFGGRDVYENGRAILRRAFDQGVTHFDLANNYGPPPGSAEENFGRIMADFRPYRDEMIISSKAGWDMWPGPYGGIGGSRKYLIASLDQSLKRMGLDYVDIFYSHRVDATTPLEETMGALAHLHRQGKALYVGISSYSPELTQKAAAILKEERVPLFIHQPNYNMFNRWIENGLLDTLDELGTGCIVFSPLAQGLLTSRYLDGIPEGARANQGGSLKASAQSEELLGRIRSLNAIAERRGQTLAQMAIAWTLRDPRVTSSLIGASSVAQLENSLGALKGLDFSAEELAEIDQYAHDGGTDWWKSSTSL; the protein is encoded by the coding sequence ATGCATTATTCTGCAGCGGCTGATCGCTATCAGTCAGATATGATCTATCGCCGTACCGGTCGGAGCGGCATCGATTTGCCAGCGATATCGCTTGGCCTCTGGCACAATTTCGGAGGTCGGGATGTCTATGAAAACGGGCGCGCGATTCTGCGTCGTGCATTCGATCAGGGTGTAACCCATTTTGATCTCGCGAATAATTATGGCCCGCCGCCCGGATCCGCTGAAGAAAACTTCGGCCGCATCATGGCCGATTTTCGACCCTATCGCGACGAGATGATCATTTCGTCGAAGGCCGGTTGGGATATGTGGCCGGGGCCTTACGGCGGGATCGGCGGCAGCCGCAAATATCTGATTGCCAGTCTGGACCAATCGCTGAAGCGGATGGGGCTCGACTATGTTGACATCTTCTACTCACATCGCGTCGATGCCACGACGCCGTTGGAAGAGACGATGGGAGCGCTTGCGCATCTGCACCGTCAGGGCAAGGCACTTTATGTCGGCATTTCCAGCTATTCGCCCGAACTCACTCAAAAGGCGGCGGCGATCCTGAAGGAAGAACGTGTACCACTTTTCATTCACCAGCCGAATTACAACATGTTCAATCGCTGGATCGAGAACGGCCTGCTCGACACGCTCGATGAGCTGGGCACCGGCTGCATCGTCTTTTCGCCATTGGCTCAGGGTTTGCTGACATCGCGCTATCTGGATGGCATTCCCGAAGGCGCGCGAGCGAATCAGGGCGGTTCCTTGAAGGCAAGCGCACAGAGCGAAGAGCTGCTGGGACGTATCCGGTCACTGAACGCCATTGCGGAGCGTCGTGGGCAGACCTTGGCCCAGATGGCTATTGCCTGGACGCTCCGCGATCCGCGTGTCACCTCTTCGCTCATCGGCGCGAGCTCGGTGGCGCAGTTGGAAAATTCTCTGGGAGCCCTGAAGGGACTGGATTTCAGCGCCGAAGAACTGGCTGAAATCGACCAGTACGCGCATGATGGCGGAACCGACTGGTGGAAGAGCTCGACTTCGCTTTGA
- a CDS encoding LysR family transcriptional regulator, whose translation MNTTFNLDLMRAFVAVVDSRSFTAAALQLHSTQSTVSQKIIRLEEAAGQVLLERARHDVRPTDAGEKLLGYARRILHLHDEAAAAMTGTALAAVFRLGLPEDFASRLVTPALARFMRTHPNTKLEVTSGLSRDLQKGFETGEFDLVMVKQKRGETVGTMHWPEPLSWLDSADFPVSHVDPLPLVVFPPNGLYRSDMMEALDRAGRRWHVVFTSSSLASIQSAVAEGLGVSLLPTRVALPGHRVVPAAAGLPSVEPMEIVIRHMDNGPDQIRQLAEMLAEIVGE comes from the coding sequence ATGAATACTACGTTCAATCTCGATCTGATGCGGGCATTCGTGGCTGTCGTCGACAGCCGCAGTTTCACGGCGGCGGCTTTGCAATTGCACTCGACACAATCGACCGTGAGTCAGAAGATTATACGGCTGGAGGAAGCCGCCGGGCAGGTGCTTCTGGAGCGTGCCAGGCATGATGTGCGCCCGACAGATGCAGGCGAAAAACTGCTTGGCTATGCGCGCCGCATCTTGCATCTGCATGATGAGGCCGCAGCCGCGATGACCGGAACGGCGCTTGCCGCCGTATTTCGCCTCGGATTGCCAGAGGATTTTGCTTCACGGCTGGTGACACCTGCGCTGGCACGTTTCATGCGCACGCACCCCAACACGAAACTTGAAGTGACAAGCGGTCTCAGCCGCGACTTGCAGAAAGGTTTTGAGACCGGTGAGTTCGACCTCGTCATGGTGAAGCAGAAGCGCGGCGAAACGGTAGGGACCATGCACTGGCCCGAACCCCTTTCATGGCTCGATAGCGCTGATTTTCCCGTTTCCCATGTCGACCCGCTGCCGCTTGTCGTGTTCCCGCCAAACGGACTTTATCGCAGTGATATGATGGAAGCTCTCGATAGGGCCGGCAGGCGCTGGCATGTGGTTTTTACCAGCTCCAGCCTGGCGAGTATCCAGAGTGCCGTCGCCGAGGGGCTAGGCGTCAGCCTGCTGCCGACGCGTGTCGCGCTTCCCGGTCATCGGGTGGTGCCTGCCGCTGCTGGACTGCCGTCCGTCGAACCGATGGAAATCGTCATCCGGCACATGGACAATGGGCCAGATCAGATCCGTCAGCTTGCCGAAATGCTGGCAGAAATCGTCGGAGAATGA
- a CDS encoding GntR family transcriptional regulator, producing the protein MAAYEWRSQTRLLDEVAEALRERIYAGVYAPGAILRQEHIATEFGISRTPLREALRVLERDGLVIHLPGRGVRVASADLTRLIDAYAVREVLDGVAARFAAERASDADIARLRTHVAGQSAVVDPWDAKAYTQSNVDFHMAVMNTAGNASLIAFVPLLRMTSQVFAPSFSLSVDRARDAIREHGAIVEAIAARDGEQAERLARAHIRATTARLEAEQPLRENEDEA; encoded by the coding sequence TTGGCGGCTTATGAATGGCGTAGTCAGACCCGTTTGCTGGACGAAGTGGCAGAGGCGCTTCGGGAGCGAATCTATGCGGGCGTTTATGCGCCGGGCGCGATCCTCCGGCAGGAGCATATAGCCACCGAATTCGGCATCAGCCGCACGCCCTTGCGGGAAGCCTTGCGTGTTCTGGAGCGCGACGGGCTGGTCATCCATCTGCCGGGCAGGGGAGTACGTGTCGCCTCCGCCGATCTCACCCGCCTGATCGATGCCTATGCCGTGCGTGAAGTGCTGGACGGTGTTGCGGCGCGCTTTGCCGCCGAGCGGGCGAGCGATGCGGATATCGCGCGGTTGCGCACCCATGTTGCGGGCCAGTCGGCTGTGGTCGATCCGTGGGATGCGAAAGCCTATACCCAGTCCAATGTCGATTTTCATATGGCGGTGATGAACACGGCGGGCAACGCCTCGCTGATCGCCTTCGTGCCGCTGTTGCGCATGACATCGCAGGTTTTCGCGCCATCCTTTTCGCTATCGGTAGACCGTGCGCGCGATGCAATCCGCGAACATGGCGCCATCGTTGAGGCCATTGCCGCGCGCGATGGCGAACAGGCTGAGCGGCTGGCGCGGGCGCATATCCGCGCCACCACGGCAAGATTGGAGGCGGAACAGCCTCTTCGGGAGAATGAAGATGAAGCATGA
- a CDS encoding MFS transporter produces MKHETAIQQGKPTAPDGLPKPRIYWAWATLMVGLTLAVVDGTIANVALPTIAADFSAGPAASIWIVNGYQLAIVVTLLPLAALGEIYGYRRVYLGGVALFTVASVACIFSRSLEALTLARIIQGLGAAGLMSVNTALLRYTVPQAKFGTAIGLNALFVAVSSTIGPTLAGVILSSLSWPWLFVINIPLGVAAVLMGLKSLPENDRSARKFDVVSAFLSALTFGLLITSIDSAGNEIGSSIVLLQAAGCVIAAVLLTRRSLRMADPLLPLDLLRIPVFALSICTSIMSFLAQMMAFISLPFLFQIVFGFKPIEVGFLMMPWPIALALVAPLSGKLSDKYSPAILGLLGLITFAVGLALVGMLPEHPSIMDICWRMAICGIGFGLFQAPNNRMMITSTPRARSGAASGMLGTARLLGQSLGAAFVAFLLAQWGVEGTPYILFFASGFALFASLISVTRLGR; encoded by the coding sequence ATGAAGCACGAAACCGCTATCCAGCAAGGCAAGCCCACCGCTCCGGATGGTTTGCCTAAGCCGAGAATCTATTGGGCATGGGCGACCCTGATGGTGGGTCTGACACTCGCGGTCGTCGATGGCACGATTGCAAATGTCGCCTTGCCGACGATTGCTGCCGATTTTTCTGCCGGTCCCGCAGCCTCGATCTGGATCGTCAACGGCTATCAGCTCGCAATTGTGGTCACCCTGCTTCCACTTGCGGCGCTTGGCGAAATCTATGGCTATCGGCGGGTCTATCTTGGCGGGGTGGCGTTGTTTACAGTCGCTTCCGTGGCCTGCATCTTCTCGCGCTCGCTTGAAGCGCTCACTTTGGCCCGCATCATACAAGGACTGGGCGCAGCAGGCCTGATGAGTGTGAACACCGCCCTTCTGCGCTATACGGTGCCGCAGGCAAAATTCGGCACAGCCATCGGCCTCAATGCGCTCTTTGTTGCGGTTTCGTCGACCATCGGGCCGACACTTGCCGGCGTCATACTGTCCTCCCTGAGCTGGCCCTGGCTTTTCGTCATCAATATTCCGCTCGGCGTCGCTGCGGTCCTTATGGGTCTCAAAAGCCTGCCCGAGAATGACCGCTCTGCGCGCAAATTCGACGTGGTCAGCGCCTTTCTGTCAGCACTCACCTTCGGTCTCCTGATCACGTCCATCGACAGTGCAGGCAACGAAATCGGTTCTTCCATCGTGCTGTTACAGGCGGCGGGCTGCGTGATCGCAGCCGTTCTCCTCACACGACGGTCGTTGCGCATGGCCGATCCGCTACTGCCGCTCGATCTCTTGCGCATCCCGGTTTTCGCGCTTTCCATCTGTACCTCGATCATGTCGTTTCTGGCGCAGATGATGGCATTCATCTCGCTGCCTTTCCTCTTTCAGATCGTGTTTGGTTTCAAGCCGATCGAGGTAGGCTTTCTGATGATGCCATGGCCCATCGCGCTAGCACTCGTTGCGCCACTTTCGGGTAAACTGTCCGACAAATATTCACCGGCCATTCTAGGCCTGCTGGGCCTGATCACATTCGCCGTCGGCCTTGCTCTGGTCGGCATGTTGCCGGAACACCCATCCATCATGGATATCTGTTGGCGCATGGCAATCTGCGGAATTGGCTTCGGCCTGTTTCAGGCACCAAACAATCGCATGATGATTACGTCCACGCCACGAGCGCGCAGCGGTGCGGCAAGCGGCATGCTGGGCACAGCGCGCCTTCTCGGCCAGTCGCTTGGGGCGGCATTCGTCGCATTTTTGCTGGCGCAATGGGGCGTGGAAGGAACGCCCTATATTCTCTTCTTCGCATCCGGCTTCGCACTGTTTGCCTCGCTCATCAGCGTCACACGCCTTGGGCGATGA
- a CDS encoding aldehyde dehydrogenase family protein, which produces MKHENQTGGAGLLRYGNFIAGQWQDAAGGEHITVKNPSDGSDLALIARGTKADIDEAVAAARKALSGEWGKLTATERGRVLHRISEEVLKNIDLLTDLESKDVGKPVSQARADVVALARYLEFYGASADKVHGDTLPYQNGFTVLSIYEPHGVTGHIIPWNYPMQILGRSLGAALAMGNAAVVKPAEEACLTILEFAKIAEKAGLPVGALNVVTGLGAEAGAALSEHPDVNHISFTGSVRTGEAVQAAAAKNTVPVTLELGGKSPQIVFADADLDRALPFLVNAGIQNAGQTCSAASRILVERSIYEDVVARMSERYRALKVGPASADPSVGPVVSQRQKAIVESYLELAKESGLAIAAQGVLTDDAPEGGAYVLPTLIRDVPADHRLAQEEIFGPVQVILPFDTEEEAIAIANGTSYGLVCGIWTNDGGRQFRLAHAIHAGQVFINNYGAGGGIELPFGGVKKSGHGREKGFEALYGFASLKTISVYHG; this is translated from the coding sequence ATGAAGCATGAGAACCAGACGGGAGGAGCGGGCTTGCTCCGTTATGGCAATTTCATCGCGGGTCAGTGGCAGGATGCGGCTGGCGGCGAGCATATCACTGTCAAGAACCCTTCCGATGGCAGCGATCTGGCGCTGATTGCGCGCGGCACCAAGGCCGATATCGATGAGGCTGTGGCGGCTGCCCGCAAGGCGCTTTCCGGCGAATGGGGCAAGCTGACCGCCACCGAGCGTGGCCGCGTGCTGCATCGCATTTCGGAAGAGGTGTTGAAGAATATCGACCTTCTGACCGATCTGGAATCGAAGGATGTCGGCAAGCCGGTCAGCCAAGCCCGCGCCGACGTGGTGGCGCTGGCGCGTTATCTTGAGTTTTACGGCGCATCTGCCGACAAGGTGCACGGCGACACGCTGCCTTATCAGAACGGCTTTACGGTTCTGTCGATCTATGAGCCGCATGGCGTCACGGGCCATATCATTCCGTGGAACTATCCGATGCAGATTCTTGGCCGCAGCCTTGGTGCGGCGTTGGCCATGGGCAATGCAGCCGTGGTCAAGCCTGCCGAAGAAGCCTGCCTGACCATTCTGGAATTCGCGAAAATTGCCGAAAAGGCTGGACTGCCGGTCGGCGCGCTCAATGTCGTGACCGGGCTTGGCGCGGAAGCTGGCGCAGCACTCTCCGAACATCCCGATGTCAACCACATCTCGTTCACGGGGTCGGTGCGCACGGGCGAAGCGGTACAGGCCGCAGCAGCGAAGAACACCGTGCCGGTGACGCTGGAACTCGGCGGAAAATCGCCGCAGATCGTTTTCGCCGATGCCGATCTCGACCGCGCTTTGCCTTTTCTGGTCAATGCGGGCATTCAAAATGCCGGTCAGACCTGCTCGGCAGCATCACGCATCCTCGTCGAGCGCAGCATTTATGAAGATGTCGTCGCGCGCATGAGCGAACGCTATCGCGCACTGAAGGTTGGCCCTGCCAGCGCCGATCCGTCGGTCGGCCCGGTTGTGTCGCAGCGCCAGAAGGCAATTGTCGAGAGCTATCTGGAACTGGCCAAGGAAAGCGGGCTGGCCATCGCCGCGCAAGGCGTGCTGACCGACGACGCGCCGGAAGGCGGGGCCTATGTGTTGCCGACGCTGATCCGCGACGTGCCTGCCGATCATCGTCTGGCGCAGGAGGAAATCTTTGGTCCGGTGCAGGTCATTCTGCCTTTCGACACGGAAGAAGAAGCCATCGCGATTGCCAATGGGACTTCATACGGCCTCGTCTGCGGCATCTGGACCAATGACGGCGGACGCCAGTTCCGCCTCGCGCATGCCATCCATGCCGGTCAGGTGTTCATCAATAATTACGGCGCTGGCGGTGGCATCGAACTGCCGTTTGGCGGCGTGAAGAAATCCGGCCATGGCCGCGAAAAGGGTTTTGAGGCGCTCTACGGGTTTGCCTCGCTGAAGACGATTTCCGTGTATCACGGTTAA
- a CDS encoding nucleoside deaminase, whose amino-acid sequence MSGDSTFLDQAIRLAFDNVDQGGRPFGAVVVKDGEVIATGVNRMRADCDPTAHAELLALRAAGKTLQSPRLDGCEVYASGQPCPMCFAAMRMAGVKKIRFAYSNEQAEPFGLSTAKIATELAKPLSAQTGVSFEHSPPENDPELYQAWENKNKAGA is encoded by the coding sequence ATGAGCGGCGACAGCACCTTTCTCGATCAGGCCATAAGGCTCGCCTTCGACAATGTCGATCAGGGTGGACGCCCGTTCGGCGCCGTGGTGGTCAAGGACGGTGAGGTCATCGCCACAGGCGTCAATCGCATGCGGGCCGATTGCGATCCGACCGCCCATGCCGAATTGCTGGCACTGCGCGCGGCGGGCAAGACGCTGCAATCGCCGCGTCTCGATGGCTGTGAAGTCTATGCAAGCGGCCAGCCCTGCCCGATGTGCTTTGCCGCGATGCGCATGGCGGGCGTCAAAAAAATCCGCTTCGCCTATTCCAATGAGCAGGCCGAGCCCTTTGGCCTTTCAACCGCAAAAATCGCGACTGAGCTTGCCAAGCCCCTCAGCGCACAGACTGGCGTCAGCTTCGAACATTCCCCGCCGGAAAACGATCCTGAACTCTACCAGGCATGGGAAAACAAGAACAAGGCAGGCGCCTGA
- a CDS encoding ankyrin repeat domain-containing protein, which produces MSEPTLPGHQAIAQTETGLVEAASAGNLAAVNAAIKAGADLEVRGKNGETALLAATHANQIDVACALIEAGANVNAKDAINDSPYLYAGARGHLEILKLTLAHGADLKSTNRYGGTALIPASERGHVETVRTLIEAGVKVDHVNNLGWTALLEAIMLGDGGQRHVDIVKLLIDAGADVNLADNDGITPLQHASSRGYAPMVALLEKAGAK; this is translated from the coding sequence ATGAGCGAACCCACCTTGCCTGGCCATCAGGCCATCGCACAAACCGAAACCGGCCTTGTCGAAGCGGCCAGCGCCGGTAATCTCGCCGCCGTGAATGCGGCCATCAAGGCCGGAGCCGATCTTGAAGTGCGTGGCAAGAATGGCGAAACGGCCCTGCTTGCCGCCACCCACGCCAATCAGATTGATGTCGCATGCGCGTTGATCGAGGCGGGCGCGAATGTGAATGCCAAGGACGCGATCAACGACAGTCCCTATCTTTATGCGGGCGCGCGCGGACACCTCGAAATCCTGAAACTGACGCTTGCGCATGGCGCGGACCTGAAGAGTACCAACCGCTATGGCGGAACGGCGCTCATTCCCGCCTCCGAACGCGGGCATGTCGAAACGGTGCGCACGCTGATCGAGGCTGGCGTCAAGGTTGATCATGTCAACAATCTTGGCTGGACGGCGCTTCTTGAAGCCATCATGCTCGGTGATGGCGGCCAGCGCCATGTCGATATCGTGAAGCTCCTCATCGACGCCGGTGCCGACGTCAATCTGGCAGACAATGACGGCATTACACCGCTTCAGCATGCGAGCAGCCGTGGTTATGCACCCATGGTCGCCCTTCTCGAAAAGGCGGGCGCAAAATGA